Proteins from a genomic interval of Pseudomonas sp. RC10:
- the argB gene encoding acetylglutamate kinase: MTLERDAAANAAKVLSEALPYIRRFVGKTLVIKYGGNAMESEELKTGFARDIVLMKAVGINPVVVHGGGPQIGDLLKRLSIESHFIDGMRVTDAQTMDVVEMVLGGQVNKDIVNLINRHGGSAIGLTGKDAQLIRAKKMNVTRQTPEMTKPEIIDIGHVGEVVGINTDLLNMLVKGDFIPVIAPIGVGADGESYNINADLVAGKVAEALKAEKLMLLTNIAGLMDKEGKVLTGLTTEQVNGLIADGTIYGGMLPKIRCALEAVQGGVTTSHIIDGRVPNAVLLEIFTDTGVGTLISNRKRH, encoded by the coding sequence ATGACCCTCGAACGCGATGCCGCAGCCAATGCCGCCAAAGTCCTTTCCGAAGCGTTGCCCTACATCCGACGTTTCGTCGGCAAGACGCTGGTGATCAAGTACGGCGGCAACGCCATGGAGAGCGAAGAGCTGAAAACCGGCTTCGCGCGCGACATCGTGCTGATGAAGGCAGTGGGCATCAACCCGGTCGTCGTTCACGGCGGCGGCCCGCAAATCGGCGACCTGCTCAAGCGCCTGTCCATCGAAAGCCACTTCATTGACGGCATGCGCGTCACCGATGCGCAGACCATGGACGTCGTGGAAATGGTGCTGGGCGGCCAGGTCAACAAGGACATCGTCAATCTGATCAACCGTCATGGCGGCAGCGCTATCGGCCTGACCGGTAAAGACGCGCAGCTGATCCGCGCAAAAAAAATGAACGTCACCCGTCAGACGCCGGAGATGACCAAGCCAGAAATCATCGACATCGGTCACGTGGGCGAAGTGGTGGGCATTAACACCGACCTGCTGAACATGCTGGTAAAGGGTGATTTCATTCCGGTGATCGCGCCGATTGGCGTGGGTGCGGACGGCGAGTCCTACAACATCAACGCCGACCTGGTCGCAGGCAAAGTCGCTGAAGCCCTCAAGGCCGAGAAGCTGATGCTGCTGACCAACATCGCCGGCTTGATGGACAAAGAAGGCAAGGTGCTGACGGGTCTGACCACCGAGCAAGTCAACGGCCTGATCGCCGACGGCACCATCTACGGCGGCATGTTGCCGAAAATCCGTTGCGCGCTGGAAGCCGTGCAGGGTGGCGTGACCACCTCGCACATCATCGACGGTCGCGTCCCGAATGCCGTGTTGCTGGAAATCTTCACTGACACCGGCGTGGGTACGCTGATCAGCAACCGCAAGCGTCACTGA
- the pyrE gene encoding orotate phosphoribosyltransferase, translating into MQAYQREFIRFAIDRGVLRFGEFTLKSGRTSPYFFNAGLFNSGSALAQLGKFYAAAVVESGISFDVLFGPAYKGIPLAAATAVALADRHNLDLPWCFNRKEAKAHGEGGTLVGAPLTGNVLIIDDVITAGTAIREVMQIIQAQGATAAGVLIALNRQERGNGELSAIQEVERDFGIPVVSIVSLNQVLEFLADDPQLKQHLPAVEAYRAQYGI; encoded by the coding sequence ATGCAGGCGTATCAGCGCGAATTCATTCGTTTTGCCATCGATCGCGGGGTTTTGCGCTTCGGTGAGTTCACTTTGAAGTCGGGGCGCACCAGTCCTTACTTCTTCAACGCCGGTCTTTTCAACAGCGGCTCGGCACTTGCCCAACTGGGTAAGTTCTATGCGGCGGCTGTTGTAGAGAGCGGTATTTCCTTCGATGTCCTGTTCGGGCCTGCGTATAAGGGTATTCCTTTGGCGGCTGCGACGGCCGTGGCATTGGCCGATCGTCACAACCTTGACCTGCCGTGGTGTTTCAACCGCAAGGAAGCCAAGGCTCACGGCGAGGGCGGCACGCTGGTCGGTGCACCGTTGACCGGCAACGTCTTGATCATCGACGACGTGATCACTGCAGGCACTGCGATTCGTGAAGTCATGCAGATCATTCAGGCTCAGGGCGCGACCGCCGCTGGCGTGTTGATTGCATTGAATCGCCAAGAGCGTGGGAATGGCGAGCTTTCGGCCATTCAGGAAGTCGAGCGTGATTTCGGCATTCCGGTCGTGAGCATCGTTTCGTTGAATCAGGTCCTTGAGTTCCTGGCAGACGATCCTCAGCTCAAGCAGCATTTGCCCGCCGTGGAAGCGTATCGGGCGCAGTACGGCATCTGA
- a CDS encoding DUF4124 domain-containing protein translates to MVFYRYIDSRGVTVLDRQGVPAEYAGKGYEVLNMRGRVIQVIPPALTGDQAREAQAAAQAAKAQADADAQLTRLYSSVTDIDRARARKLAELDSLISVARSNIQGLASQQASLQSQAADQERAGRVVSQSLIDQMNDTTDQQQHLNDEIQRYQSAKQQADKGFAQDRARLQQLLSQ, encoded by the coding sequence ATGGTGTTCTATCGGTACATCGACAGTCGCGGTGTGACCGTGCTCGACCGTCAAGGCGTGCCCGCAGAATATGCGGGCAAGGGCTATGAAGTCTTGAATATGCGCGGTCGCGTGATTCAAGTCATTCCGCCCGCGCTCACCGGCGACCAGGCACGAGAAGCCCAGGCTGCCGCGCAAGCCGCCAAGGCTCAAGCCGATGCGGATGCCCAGTTGACGCGTCTCTACAGCAGCGTGACCGATATTGATCGGGCCCGCGCGCGCAAGCTCGCCGAGCTGGATTCGCTCATCTCCGTAGCCCGCAGCAATATTCAAGGGCTGGCAAGCCAACAGGCGTCGCTCCAGAGTCAGGCAGCGGATCAGGAGCGTGCTGGCCGCGTGGTGTCTCAAAGCCTGATCGATCAGATGAACGACACCACCGATCAGCAACAGCATCTCAACGATGAGATTCAGCGTTATCAGAGCGCCAAGCAGCAGGCCGACAAGGGTTTCGCGCAGGATCGCGCTCGGTTGCAGCAGTTGCTTTCACAATAA
- a CDS encoding exodeoxyribonuclease III, whose protein sequence is MRIISVNVNGIQAAVERGLLSWLQAQNADVICLQDTRASAFEMDDPAFQLDGYFLYARDAEVPAQGGVALYSRLQPKAVIYGLGFETADRYGRYLQADFDKVSIATLLLPSGMNGDDDLNQKFKLMDDFGKYLDKQRRKRREYIYCGSLYVAQQKLDIKNWRDSQQSPGFLAPERAWMDEIVGNMGYVDALREVSRESDQYSWWPDNEQAEMLNLGWRFDYQLLTPGLRRFVRSARLPRQPRFSQHAPLIVDYDWTLTI, encoded by the coding sequence ATGCGGATCATCAGTGTGAACGTTAATGGTATTCAGGCTGCAGTCGAGCGCGGGTTGCTCAGTTGGCTGCAAGCCCAGAATGCCGACGTCATCTGCCTTCAGGACACCCGTGCCTCCGCCTTTGAAATGGATGATCCAGCCTTCCAACTGGATGGCTACTTCCTGTATGCCCGCGATGCCGAAGTTCCCGCCCAAGGTGGCGTGGCACTTTACTCGCGACTGCAACCAAAGGCGGTGATCTACGGTCTTGGCTTTGAAACAGCCGATCGTTATGGGCGTTACCTGCAAGCAGATTTCGATAAGGTCAGTATCGCAACTTTGCTGCTCCCGTCCGGGATGAACGGCGATGACGACTTGAACCAGAAGTTCAAGCTCATGGACGATTTCGGCAAGTATCTGGACAAGCAGCGTCGTAAACGTCGTGAGTACATTTACTGTGGCTCGCTCTACGTTGCGCAGCAGAAACTGGACATCAAGAACTGGCGCGACAGCCAGCAATCTCCGGGTTTCCTGGCACCGGAGCGTGCGTGGATGGACGAGATCGTTGGCAACATGGGCTATGTCGATGCCTTGCGCGAAGTCAGCCGTGAGAGCGATCAGTACAGCTGGTGGCCCGATAACGAGCAGGCCGAGATGCTGAATCTGGGATGGCGGTTCGACTACCAACTACTGACCCCGGGCTTGCGCCGTTTCGTACGCAGCGCACGCCTGCCACGCCAGCCGCGCTTCTCGCAGCACGCACCGCTGATCGTGGACTACGACTGGACGCTGACCATCTGA